CATGCGCATGGGATGATCTTGGTTACGGGGCCAACAGGATCAGGTAAATCAACGACTTTACATGCCTGCTTGCAGCATATTGCCACTCCAGATAAAAATATCATTACGGTAGAGGACCCTGTTGAATATAATGCAAATAACATCAGCCAGATACAGGTCAATACCAAAGTGGGGCTGACCTTCGCCGCAGGGCTGCGCTCCATCCTTAGACAGGATCCCGATATCATCATGGTTGGAGAGATCCGTGACTCCGAAACGGCGGACATCGCACTACGTTCTGCGCTGACCGGGCACCTGCTGCTTTCGACACTGCATACCAACGACTCCACTTCTTCTTTAAGCCGTCTGATGGACATGGGGATCGAAAACTTCCTTATCTCGGCCACACTTCTAGGCGTACTGGCACAGAGATTGACACGAAAGCTCTGTACGCACTGTAAAGAGGAAGCACTCCTTCCTGCGGTCATAGCAGAGGAGATCGATGTACCATCCGAGAAGCTCTACTTCAAAGCCGTAGGTTGTAAAGAGTGTGACTTTACCGGTTATAAAGGAAGACAGGCGATCGGCGAGCTTTTCATCATTGACGACCAGGTAAAAGAGATGATGAAAGACGGTTTCAATGACCATCAGGTCAGAGAGGCAATGAAAAAGAATGGTATGCGAACCATTGCCGACAAACTGAAAGAGATGTTGCTTGCCGGCGAGACGAGTTATGAAGAGGCCATCCGTGTCGGACTCATGGATGGCTAACCGAAAAGCATTTACCCTTTTGGAGGTACTCATCTCCATAGCGCTTCTTGGAATTATCCTTCCGGCACTCTATAAGAGTGTTGATCTACTCAAAGATTCCAATATGCATCTTTTTGATTATGTGGAAAAATCCAAAAAGATCACCAAGGCAACACAGACACTCTATCTCGATATTTTGAGTTCGGATGGCAATCTTACTATTCAAAAAAATGATTTTACAAGACTTTGTATAGAGCAGACACGCAATACGCTCTACGAACTGCCCAGTGCAAAAGTCTGCTGGGTGGTAATGAAGAAAGACCATGCACTTCTTAGGATGGAGGGGAACGGATATGAATTGCCGTTAAGGGATGATGACAGGGTAGAAGCAGACCTGATCATGAAAGATCTT
Above is a genomic segment from Sulfurovum riftiae containing:
- a CDS encoding prepilin-type N-terminal cleavage/methylation domain-containing protein, whose amino-acid sequence is MANRKAFTLLEVLISIALLGIILPALYKSVDLLKDSNMHLFDYVEKSKKITKATQTLYLDILSSDGNLTIQKNDFTRLCIEQTRNTLYELPSAKVCWVVMKKDHALLRMEGNGYELPLRDDDRVEADLIMKDLVLFDVYYSKDKVLVLMQQAKKEPISFMVQGISKPLKKKKEKPKKKPTKKTKRSPSAQENNTTKQPEQNATKPPLT